In Aedes albopictus strain Foshan chromosome 3, AalbF5, whole genome shotgun sequence, the following are encoded in one genomic region:
- the LOC115258104 gene encoding arrestin domain-containing protein 2-like, which yields MTVKVEIVLTSGTDGCFQPGQEVVGEVIVVLTKTIKVSRLKLTLSGIGRTEWSEPISGRGRFLNLEQFLFQVNDEASSVNYTGKERYLHSELILCQVNDFMPAGGYTYGFACPLPESIPSSYNSTNGHIRYSLTATLERPWKSSKVHSISLGIIRQLDLNSEILLPIKAEHTKSLGCWPCLPSGSLVLSVQIPTNGFVPGQVIPVQIQVNSKRHVTIRKVTTVLIQQTTFSARWPKARQRIESVVVSKNVSPGIKLPDGGVLAEDNLQVPWVQPTSRCSKVIKICYELKVALEIDSYLMLDRHAVLAVPILIGTIPERDSELSDGESVHVWMRDD from the exons ATGACCGTCAAAGTGGAAATTGTGCTCACCAGTGGAACCGACGGATGCTTCCAGCCCGGACAGGAAGTGGTCGGCGAAGTGATTGTGGTTCTGACCAAAACCATCAAAGTTTCAC ggtTGAAGCTTACACTGAGTGGGATTGGTCGAACGGAGTGGAGTGAACCGATTAGTGGCCGTGGACGATTCCTGAATTTGGAGCAGTTTCTGTTCCAAGTGAACGATGAAGCATCGAGTGTGAACTACACTGGAAAAGAACGTTACTTGCATTCGGAGTTGATCCTCTGCCAAGTCAATG ACTTCATGCCAGCAGGAGGATACACCTATGGATTCGCTTGTCCTCTCCCGGAGTCGATTCCATCGTCATACAACAGCACCAATGGTCACATTCGTTACTCACTGACGGCCACCTTAGAACGCCCTTGGAAATCATCGAAAGTGCATTCAATTAGTCTAGGAATCATTCGGCAACTCGACCTCAACAGTGAGATACTGCTGCCCATCAAGGCCGAGCACACGAAATCGCTTGGCTGTTGGCCGTGCCTTCCGTCAGGATCGCTAGTGCTCTCGGTTCAAATCCCAACCAACGGGTTCGTTCCCGGTCAAGTCATCCCCGTCCAAATACAGGTCAACAGTAAACGCCATGTGACCATCCGCAAAGTGACAACCGTGCTGATCCAGCAGACCACTTTCAGCGCTCGTTGGCCAAAAGCTCGGCAACGGATTGAAAGCGTCGTAGTCAGCAAAAATGTATCGCCCGGAATCAAACTGCCGGACGGGGGAGTCCTGGCCGAGGACAACCTTCAAGTGCCTTGGGTGCAACCCACCAGTCGCTGCTCGAAAGTGATTAAAATCTGCTACGAACTGAAGGTGGCACTGGAGATCGATTCGTATCTGATGCTGGATCGGCATGCCGTGCTTGCGGTTCCGATCCTGATCGGAACCATTCCCGAACGGGATTCGGAACTGTCCGATGGGGAATCGGTGCATGTGTGGATGAGGGATGATTGA